A DNA window from Aquarana catesbeiana isolate 2022-GZ linkage group LG01, ASM4218655v1, whole genome shotgun sequence contains the following coding sequences:
- the FAM222A gene encoding protein FAM222A, with protein MLACLQRTQNPPVKHLVCANKGLEPRKCETASSMQTTRYPSPSELDAYAQKVANNPLTIKIFPTNIRVPQHKHLNRTVNGYDTTGQRYSPYPVHTSGYQGLLAIVKSSSKSVVKNVEGKRTKISAAQVGVAPYTMSSTLTQGQPCNGQLSYLANQKQLDAPVPPNVTVATSVIPLTGRNLTLQQSNLPSIQSIIYQINQQCQAQASHQACQGIVVTNSSPAKQGMTNGFTAMTGGTVAYAGTVLQDCRAGAELALGSAPVVAKPGSYQDSMDYLIWQQKQQQQQLRIYSGGSGGGGAVSKSPEVCPGVSRPYTLASAVEKVSSSPLNCVGMHGNFSVGQYFAPPWNSILVTPTSDCYNPQELANAHRDLGVHPSDGLTSIPSKTLCNTSILSSSLQSLEYLINDIHPPCIKEQMLGKGYETVSVPRLLDHQHAHIRLPIYR; from the coding sequence GTGAAActgcctcatcaatgcagaccacaAGATACCCAAGTCCTTCTGAACTAGATGCCTACGCACAGAAAGTTGCAAACAACCCACTGACTATCAAGATCTTCCCCAccaacatcagggtcccccagCACAAGCACCTAAATCGGACTGTAAATGGTTATGATACCACAGGCCAGCGTTACAGCCCTTACCCAGTACACACAAGTGGCTACCAAGGCCTGCTTGCTATTGTTAAATCTTCTAGCAAGAGTGTAGTGAAGAATGTAGAGGGAAAACGAACTAAGATTTCTGCTGCACAGGTTGGTGTTGCTCCTTACACCATGTCAAGCACTTTAACACAAGGCCAACCTTGCAATGGACAACTGAGCTATCTTGCAAATCAGAAGCAGTTGGATGCACCAGTGCCACCCAATGTGACTGTGGCAACATCAGTCATTCCTTTAACAGGTAGAAATTTAACACTCCAACAGTCTAATCTGCCCTCCATTCAAAGCATAATTTACCAGATTAACCAACAGTGCCAGGCTCAAGCTTCTCACCAGGCTTGTCAGGGCATAGTGGTTACTAACTCTAGTCCAGCTAAGCAGGGAATGACCAATGGCTTTACTGCAATGACCGGGGGCACTGTGGCTTATGCGGGCACTGTCTTGCAAGACTGTAGAGCAGGCGCTGAGCTGGCACTAGGATCTGCCCCAGTGGTAGCAAAACCTGGATCCTATCAAGATAGCATGGACTACCTAATTTGGCAACAGAAGCAACAACAGCAGCAACTTCGGATATACAGTGGAGGCAGTGGTGGAGGTGGAGCAGTCAGcaagtcaccagaagtgtgccctggAGTATCTCGTCCTTATACACTCGCTAGTGCCGTTGAAAAAGTCAGCTCTTCCCCACTGAACTGTGTTGGCATGCATGGTAATTTTTCAGTGGGGCAATACTTTGCTCCACCATGGAACAGTATCTTGGTCACTCCCACCAGTGACTGTTACAATCCCCAGGAACTTGCCAATGCTCACAGGGATTTGGGGGTACATCCATCAGATGGACTAACCAGCATCCCCAGCAAGACCCTTTGCAATACCTCTATCCTTAGCAGTAGTCTTCAGTCTTTGGAGTATCTTATCAATGACATTCACCCACCTTGTATTAAGGAGCAGATGCTTGGCAAAGGTTATGAAACAGTGTCTGTGCCAAGGCTTCTTGATCATCAGCATGCCCACATCCGACTGCCCATTTACAGATAA